One genomic window of Metopolophium dirhodum isolate CAU chromosome 4, ASM1992520v1, whole genome shotgun sequence includes the following:
- the LOC132942823 gene encoding poly(rC)-binding protein 3-like, with the protein MAAHEGLDYDPADGHYSDVVLTIRILMGKEILPLIGEYGEVVRDLRNQSEATITITDSSTPERIVTVTGNINIIQKAFALITKILEQNSPTHLQNSRKPSSNNSTTIKLIVPASQCGSLIGKGGVKIREIREASGAMVNVASDLLQNSTERTVSISGTAEAITEAIHQICIVMLETPGRGPTVAYRPFVSQPGPVVLCGGQAYTLQGSLAIPAVGDQTASNAALNTIASIAPNLIAGSGLDPSVLAALAGSQLRGGGVSSKTSQQHITHEMAIPNDIIGCIIGKGGTKIAEIRRISGAMIRISNTEEHEASGKMERAITISGQADAVNVAKTLINLSVDQYNKSSGESVDYDEEFSSNFTADAKTTTETLATLLSNPNGLGALGALTGLKELLGSINNKKQINKKRDKNDKFSPY; encoded by the exons aTGGCTGCACATGAAGGGCTAGATTATGATCCTGCAGATGGACATTATTCTGATGTTGTGTTAACCATTAGAATACTTATGGGAAAG GAAATCCTTCCACTTATTGGAGAATATGGAGAAGTTGTTAGAGATCTTAGAAACCAa tCTGAAGCAACAATTACTATCACTGATAGCTCAACCCCAGAGCGTATAGTGACTGTCACTGGAAACatcaatataatacaaaaagcATTTgcattaattacaaaaattttagAGCAG AATTCCCCTACACACCTTCAAAATAGTCGAAAACCATCGAGTAATAATTCTACGACAATAAAACTTATTGTACCTGCCTCTCAATGTGGATCATTAATTGGAAAAGGAGGTGTAAAAATTAGAGAAATACGTGAAGCTAGTGGAGCTATGGTAAATGTAGCATCAGACCTATTACAAAATTCTACAGAAAGAACGGTTAGTATTAGTGGTACTGCAGAAGCCATCACCGAGGCAATTCATCAAATATGTATTGTGATGTTAGAG ACACCAGGAAGAGGGCCTACAGTTGCTTACAGACCTTTTGTGTCACAACCAGGGCCTGTAGTACTTTGTGGAGGCCAAGCATATACTCTTCAAGGATCATTAGCAATTCCAGCAGTTGGTGat CAAACAGCTTCAAATGCAGCATTAAATACTATTGCAAGTATCGCTCCAAATTTAATTGCCGGTTCTGGATTAGATCCAtcag tgctTGCTGCATTAGCGGGTAGTCAGTTGCGAGGTGGTGGTGTCAGTTCAAAAACTTCACAACAGCATATTACACATGAGATGGCTATTCCCAATGACATAATTGGGTGTATTATAGGTAAAGGAGGAACAAAAATTGCTGaaattag aaGAATAAGTGGGGCCATGATAAGAATTTCAAATACTGAAGAGCATGAGGCTTCTGGAAAAATGGAAAGAGCTATAACAATAAGCGGACAAGCTGATGCTGTTAATGTGGCTAAAACATTGATTAACTTAAG TGTTGATCAGTATAATAAATCATCTGGAGAATCAGTGGATTATGATGAAGAATTTTCATCTAATTTTACAGCAGATGCAAAAACAACAACTGAAACTTTGGCAACATTATTGTCAAATCCAAATGGTTTAGGGGCTTTAGGAGCATTGACTGGACTCAAAGAACTATTAGGaagtattaacaataaaaaacaaataaataagaaaagagataaaaatgataaattttcaCCTTATTGA